Proteins encoded by one window of Amaranthus tricolor cultivar Red isolate AtriRed21 chromosome 4, ASM2621246v1, whole genome shotgun sequence:
- the LOC130810401 gene encoding basic blue protein-like codes for MGQGRGNARASLVGGLAIICIFLALTQPAIAAIYNVGGSNGWTFNVQNWPTAKSFRAGDVLAFNYPRSQHNVVAVSRRGYNSCSAPRGSKAYQTGKDRIRLRRGQNYFICSLPGHCKSGMKIAINAA; via the exons ATGGGTCAGGGAAGAGGCAATGCAAGAGCAAGTTTAGTAGGTGGATTAGCTATTATTTGCATCTTCTTGGCTTTAACTCAGCCTGCTATTGCTgctatttataatgttggtggTTCTAATGGCTGGACTTTTAATGTTCAGAATTGGCCTACTGCCAAGTCCTTTAGGGCTGGTGATGTTTTAG CATTCAACTATCCAAGGAGTCAACACAATGTGGTGGCAGTGAGCAGAAGAGGATACAACAGCTGCAGTGCACCAAGAGGTTCAAAAGCATACCAAACTGGGAAGGACAGGATCAGATTGCGCAGGGGCCAAAACTATTTTATCTGTTCTTTACCAGGCCATTGCAAATCTGGAATGAAAATTGCTATTAATGCAGCTTAA
- the LOC130809990 gene encoding uncharacterized protein LOC130809990 isoform X1 yields MDNQAGNSQEVIVPPVEGEAGGGTSYGWSDAGVYVSSLMKGAIDPSEVASSDLLHVWCMPNTVNVGSQEMPRILEQVNLLAARNERESVQVALRPKVTWGGSGTAGTVQVQCNDLVSASGDRLVVSQSIKVRRVVPILGVPDALVPLDLPSSQIQLFPGETTALWVSIDIPIDQPPGVYEGQLYITAVKTDAPFRALCIDKAEKNQLFRELKDCLEIMEPIEQNSKDEVADRVRSATSNLRRVLLSPSFSEFFSTNGGVDLMDEDAISNRSVCVKISLTVWDFVLPITPSLPAVIGISDTVIEDRFGVEHGSNEWFEALDQHFKWLLQYKISPYFCRWGDSMRVLTYTCPWPADHPKSDEYYSDPRLAAYAVPYSPVIPCVDAGPNHLQKEINILKTKEHWKKAYFYLWDEPLNVEHFNSIRKMASELYAYASDARVLTTYYCGPSDAPLAPTSFEAFLKVPKYLRPYTQIYCTSEWVLGNREDLVKDIVAELDTGEEWWTYVCMGPSDPHPNWHLGMRGTQHRAVMWRIWKEGGTGFLYWGANCYEKATVPSAEIRFRRGLPPGDGVLYYPGEVFTSSHEPVASLRLERLLSGLQDIEYLRLYASRYGRDESISLMERTGLYMGPEHYSLEHAPLDMMRGEIYNKCRSL; encoded by the exons ATGGACAATCAag CAGGGAATTCTCAGGAGGTGATAGTGCCTCCCGTTGAAGGTGAAGCAGGTGGAGGTACATCATATGGATGGAGTGATGCTGGTGTGTATGTTTCGAGTTTGATGAAAGGAGCCATCGATCCCTCCGAAGTTGCATCTTCTGATTTATTGCATGTTTGGTGCATGCCTAATACTGTTAATGTTGGCTCTCAGGAGATGCCAAGGATTTTGGAGCAA GTAAATTTATTGGCTGCTAGAAATGAGAGAGAAAGTGTCCAAGTTGCTTTACGTCCAAAAGTCACATGGGGTGGTTCCGGCACTGCTGGAACTGTGCAAGTGCAGTGTAATGACCTTGTATCTGCTTCTGGGGACCG GTTGGTTGTTAGTCAATCTATAAAGGTTCGGCGAGTGGTACCCATATTAGGGGTTCCAGATGCTCTTGTACCGCTTGACCTGCCAAGCTCTCAAATACAACTATTTCCTGG AGAAACGACAGCATTATGGGTTTCCATCGATATACCCATAGATCAACCCCCTGGCGTATATGAGGGGCAGTTATACATCACTGCCGTGAAGACTGATGCACC ATTCAGAGCACTATGTATTGACAAGGCTGAAAAGAATCAACTCTTTAGAGAATTAAAGGATTGTCTCGAAATCATGGAACCAATTGAACAGAACTCAAAGGATGAAGTG GCTGACAGAGTAAGATCTGCTACATCAAATCTAAGGCGTGTTCTTCTATCCCCATCATTTTCTGAATTCTTTTCAACAAATGGGGGTGTTGATTTGATGGATGAGGATGCTATTTCAAATCGTTCAGTTTGTGTAAAAATCAGCTTGACTGTGTGGGATTTTGTGCTTCCTATTACACCTTCACTTCCAGCTGTAATAGGT ATATCAGATACAGTAATTGAGGATCGTTTTGGCGTGGAACATGGAAGTAATGAGTGGTTTGAGGCATTGGATCAGCATTTTAAATGGCTACTTCAATATAAAATTAGTCCATACTTCTGTAGATGGGGTGATAGCATGCGTGTTTTGACATACACATGTCCTTGGCCAG CTGATCATCCGAAATCCGATGAATACTACTCAGACCCAAGGCTGGCGGCATACGCTGTTCCTTATAGCCCTGTAATACCTTG TGTTGATGCTGGGCCAAATCATTTGCAGAAAGAGATTAATATATTAAAGACTAAGGAGCATTGGAAGAAAGCATATTTTTATTTGTGGGATGAG CCGCTGAATGTGGAACATTTTAATTCAATTAGAAAAATGGCTAGTGAGCTTTATGCCTACGCTTCAGATGCACGTGTTTTGACTACTTACTACTGTG GTCCAAGTGATGCACCTCTTGCGCCAACTTCTTTTGAGGCATTTCTGAAAGTACCAAAATATCTGCGTCCTTATACGCAAATTTACTGTACCAG tGAATGGGTATTGGGTAATCGTGAGGATTTGGTGAAGGACATTGTGGCTGAACTTGATACTGGTGAG GAGTGGTGGACGTACGTTTGTATGGGCCCATCTGATCCTCACCCTAACTGGCACCTAGGGATGAGAGGTACACAACACCGTGCGGTAATGTGGCGTATATGGAAGGAAGGCGGAACTGGCTTCCTCTATTGGGGAGCTAATTGCTATGAAAAGGCCACAGTTCCCAGTGCAGAG ATACGATTCCGACGTGGCCTTCCTCCTGGGGATGGCGTACTCTATTACCCTGGCGAAGTGTTTACATCTTCACATGAACCTGTGGCTTCACTGAGATTAGAGCGTCTGTTAAGTGGCTTGCAG GACATTGAATACCTAAGGCTTTACGCTTCCCGGTATGGACGAGATGAGAGCATTTCTTTGATGGAAAGAACGGGACTTTATATGGGTCCCGAGCATTATTCGTTGGAGCATGCTCCTCTAGACATGATGCGTGGAGAGATATACAACAAATGCAGGTCGTTGTAA
- the LOC130809990 gene encoding uncharacterized protein LOC130809990 isoform X3: protein MIFAGNSQEVIVPPVEGEAGGGTSYGWSDAGVYVSSLMKGAIDPSEVASSDLLHVWCMPNTVNVGSQEMPRILEQVNLLAARNERESVQVALRPKVTWGGSGTAGTVQVQCNDLVSASGDRLVVSQSIKVRRVVPILGVPDALVPLDLPSSQIQLFPGETTALWVSIDIPIDQPPGVYEGQLYITAVKTDAPFRALCIDKAEKNQLFRELKDCLEIMEPIEQNSKDEVADRVRSATSNLRRVLLSPSFSEFFSTNGGVDLMDEDAISNRSVCVKISLTVWDFVLPITPSLPAVIGISDTVIEDRFGVEHGSNEWFEALDQHFKWLLQYKISPYFCRWGDSMRVLTYTCPWPADHPKSDEYYSDPRLAAYAVPYSPVIPCVDAGPNHLQKEINILKTKEHWKKAYFYLWDEPLNVEHFNSIRKMASELYAYASDARVLTTYYCGPSDAPLAPTSFEAFLKVPKYLRPYTQIYCTSEWVLGNREDLVKDIVAELDTGEEWWTYVCMGPSDPHPNWHLGMRGTQHRAVMWRIWKEGGTGFLYWGANCYEKATVPSAEIRFRRGLPPGDGVLYYPGEVFTSSHEPVASLRLERLLSGLQDIEYLRLYASRYGRDESISLMERTGLYMGPEHYSLEHAPLDMMRGEIYNKCRSL, encoded by the exons ATGATTTTTG CAGGGAATTCTCAGGAGGTGATAGTGCCTCCCGTTGAAGGTGAAGCAGGTGGAGGTACATCATATGGATGGAGTGATGCTGGTGTGTATGTTTCGAGTTTGATGAAAGGAGCCATCGATCCCTCCGAAGTTGCATCTTCTGATTTATTGCATGTTTGGTGCATGCCTAATACTGTTAATGTTGGCTCTCAGGAGATGCCAAGGATTTTGGAGCAA GTAAATTTATTGGCTGCTAGAAATGAGAGAGAAAGTGTCCAAGTTGCTTTACGTCCAAAAGTCACATGGGGTGGTTCCGGCACTGCTGGAACTGTGCAAGTGCAGTGTAATGACCTTGTATCTGCTTCTGGGGACCG GTTGGTTGTTAGTCAATCTATAAAGGTTCGGCGAGTGGTACCCATATTAGGGGTTCCAGATGCTCTTGTACCGCTTGACCTGCCAAGCTCTCAAATACAACTATTTCCTGG AGAAACGACAGCATTATGGGTTTCCATCGATATACCCATAGATCAACCCCCTGGCGTATATGAGGGGCAGTTATACATCACTGCCGTGAAGACTGATGCACC ATTCAGAGCACTATGTATTGACAAGGCTGAAAAGAATCAACTCTTTAGAGAATTAAAGGATTGTCTCGAAATCATGGAACCAATTGAACAGAACTCAAAGGATGAAGTG GCTGACAGAGTAAGATCTGCTACATCAAATCTAAGGCGTGTTCTTCTATCCCCATCATTTTCTGAATTCTTTTCAACAAATGGGGGTGTTGATTTGATGGATGAGGATGCTATTTCAAATCGTTCAGTTTGTGTAAAAATCAGCTTGACTGTGTGGGATTTTGTGCTTCCTATTACACCTTCACTTCCAGCTGTAATAGGT ATATCAGATACAGTAATTGAGGATCGTTTTGGCGTGGAACATGGAAGTAATGAGTGGTTTGAGGCATTGGATCAGCATTTTAAATGGCTACTTCAATATAAAATTAGTCCATACTTCTGTAGATGGGGTGATAGCATGCGTGTTTTGACATACACATGTCCTTGGCCAG CTGATCATCCGAAATCCGATGAATACTACTCAGACCCAAGGCTGGCGGCATACGCTGTTCCTTATAGCCCTGTAATACCTTG TGTTGATGCTGGGCCAAATCATTTGCAGAAAGAGATTAATATATTAAAGACTAAGGAGCATTGGAAGAAAGCATATTTTTATTTGTGGGATGAG CCGCTGAATGTGGAACATTTTAATTCAATTAGAAAAATGGCTAGTGAGCTTTATGCCTACGCTTCAGATGCACGTGTTTTGACTACTTACTACTGTG GTCCAAGTGATGCACCTCTTGCGCCAACTTCTTTTGAGGCATTTCTGAAAGTACCAAAATATCTGCGTCCTTATACGCAAATTTACTGTACCAG tGAATGGGTATTGGGTAATCGTGAGGATTTGGTGAAGGACATTGTGGCTGAACTTGATACTGGTGAG GAGTGGTGGACGTACGTTTGTATGGGCCCATCTGATCCTCACCCTAACTGGCACCTAGGGATGAGAGGTACACAACACCGTGCGGTAATGTGGCGTATATGGAAGGAAGGCGGAACTGGCTTCCTCTATTGGGGAGCTAATTGCTATGAAAAGGCCACAGTTCCCAGTGCAGAG ATACGATTCCGACGTGGCCTTCCTCCTGGGGATGGCGTACTCTATTACCCTGGCGAAGTGTTTACATCTTCACATGAACCTGTGGCTTCACTGAGATTAGAGCGTCTGTTAAGTGGCTTGCAG GACATTGAATACCTAAGGCTTTACGCTTCCCGGTATGGACGAGATGAGAGCATTTCTTTGATGGAAAGAACGGGACTTTATATGGGTCCCGAGCATTATTCGTTGGAGCATGCTCCTCTAGACATGATGCGTGGAGAGATATACAACAAATGCAGGTCGTTGTAA
- the LOC130809990 gene encoding uncharacterized protein LOC130809990 isoform X4 has translation MFGACLILLMLALRRCQGFWSKLVVSQSIKVRRVVPILGVPDALVPLDLPSSQIQLFPGETTALWVSIDIPIDQPPGVYEGQLYITAVKTDAPFRALCIDKAEKNQLFRELKDCLEIMEPIEQNSKDEVADRVRSATSNLRRVLLSPSFSEFFSTNGGVDLMDEDAISNRSVCVKISLTVWDFVLPITPSLPAVIGISDTVIEDRFGVEHGSNEWFEALDQHFKWLLQYKISPYFCRWGDSMRVLTYTCPWPADHPKSDEYYSDPRLAAYAVPYSPVIPCVDAGPNHLQKEINILKTKEHWKKAYFYLWDEPLNVEHFNSIRKMASELYAYASDARVLTTYYCGPSDAPLAPTSFEAFLKVPKYLRPYTQIYCTSEWVLGNREDLVKDIVAELDTGEEWWTYVCMGPSDPHPNWHLGMRGTQHRAVMWRIWKEGGTGFLYWGANCYEKATVPSAEIRFRRGLPPGDGVLYYPGEVFTSSHEPVASLRLERLLSGLQDIEYLRLYASRYGRDESISLMERTGLYMGPEHYSLEHAPLDMMRGEIYNKCRSL, from the exons ATGTTTGGTGCATGCCTAATACTGTTAATGTTGGCTCTCAGGAGATGCCAAGGATTTTGGAGCAA GTTGGTTGTTAGTCAATCTATAAAGGTTCGGCGAGTGGTACCCATATTAGGGGTTCCAGATGCTCTTGTACCGCTTGACCTGCCAAGCTCTCAAATACAACTATTTCCTGG AGAAACGACAGCATTATGGGTTTCCATCGATATACCCATAGATCAACCCCCTGGCGTATATGAGGGGCAGTTATACATCACTGCCGTGAAGACTGATGCACC ATTCAGAGCACTATGTATTGACAAGGCTGAAAAGAATCAACTCTTTAGAGAATTAAAGGATTGTCTCGAAATCATGGAACCAATTGAACAGAACTCAAAGGATGAAGTG GCTGACAGAGTAAGATCTGCTACATCAAATCTAAGGCGTGTTCTTCTATCCCCATCATTTTCTGAATTCTTTTCAACAAATGGGGGTGTTGATTTGATGGATGAGGATGCTATTTCAAATCGTTCAGTTTGTGTAAAAATCAGCTTGACTGTGTGGGATTTTGTGCTTCCTATTACACCTTCACTTCCAGCTGTAATAGGT ATATCAGATACAGTAATTGAGGATCGTTTTGGCGTGGAACATGGAAGTAATGAGTGGTTTGAGGCATTGGATCAGCATTTTAAATGGCTACTTCAATATAAAATTAGTCCATACTTCTGTAGATGGGGTGATAGCATGCGTGTTTTGACATACACATGTCCTTGGCCAG CTGATCATCCGAAATCCGATGAATACTACTCAGACCCAAGGCTGGCGGCATACGCTGTTCCTTATAGCCCTGTAATACCTTG TGTTGATGCTGGGCCAAATCATTTGCAGAAAGAGATTAATATATTAAAGACTAAGGAGCATTGGAAGAAAGCATATTTTTATTTGTGGGATGAG CCGCTGAATGTGGAACATTTTAATTCAATTAGAAAAATGGCTAGTGAGCTTTATGCCTACGCTTCAGATGCACGTGTTTTGACTACTTACTACTGTG GTCCAAGTGATGCACCTCTTGCGCCAACTTCTTTTGAGGCATTTCTGAAAGTACCAAAATATCTGCGTCCTTATACGCAAATTTACTGTACCAG tGAATGGGTATTGGGTAATCGTGAGGATTTGGTGAAGGACATTGTGGCTGAACTTGATACTGGTGAG GAGTGGTGGACGTACGTTTGTATGGGCCCATCTGATCCTCACCCTAACTGGCACCTAGGGATGAGAGGTACACAACACCGTGCGGTAATGTGGCGTATATGGAAGGAAGGCGGAACTGGCTTCCTCTATTGGGGAGCTAATTGCTATGAAAAGGCCACAGTTCCCAGTGCAGAG ATACGATTCCGACGTGGCCTTCCTCCTGGGGATGGCGTACTCTATTACCCTGGCGAAGTGTTTACATCTTCACATGAACCTGTGGCTTCACTGAGATTAGAGCGTCTGTTAAGTGGCTTGCAG GACATTGAATACCTAAGGCTTTACGCTTCCCGGTATGGACGAGATGAGAGCATTTCTTTGATGGAAAGAACGGGACTTTATATGGGTCCCGAGCATTATTCGTTGGAGCATGCTCCTCTAGACATGATGCGTGGAGAGATATACAACAAATGCAGGTCGTTGTAA
- the LOC130810386 gene encoding cytochrome P450 734A1, which yields MLHFHLLALSLPFIIILKLIYTFLWVPWRIQHHFKNQGIVGPPYYPILGNTGQIRRMYAEAQSKPMQIGLHDISKRVMPFYHKWSAQYGKTFLYWFGSKPMLAISDPDMIKEVLMNTNNDCFARLKFNPLSKMLFGDGLVGLEGHQWAFHRRIATQAFNMERVKSWIPDIVASTQKTLRKWEESKGSQEEFEVEVHQELHNLSADIISRTAFGSNYEEGKQIFELQQQQMHLVSLALRSIYIPGFRFLPTAKNRERWRLDKETRDSIRLLIMKNHTETEANNLVSLLMSAIEYDADDGKERRLSIDEVIDECKTFYFAGKETTANLLTWALILLATHQEWQIEARKEVLQICGVDGIPTIQNINDFKLINMIINETLRLYPPAVMLKRRSTKKLKLGNLIVPTETQLYLAMTDVHHDVNIWGEDANKFNPLRFLQPRKHVAAFFPFSIGSRVCVGQNLAMVESRIVLAMIVKEYKFVLSPTYVHAPMQLMTLQPQYGAHILFQKI from the exons ATGCTACACTTTCACTTATTAGCACTTTCCCTTCCATTCATCATCATCCTTAAGCTCATCTACACCTTCCTATGGGTCCCATGGAGGATCCAACACCATTTCAAGAATCAAGGCATAGTGGGTCCCCCATACTATCCTATCCTAGGAAATACGGGTCAGATCCGACGGATGTATGCTGAAGCCCAATCCAAGCCCATGCAAATTGGGCTTCATGATATAAGTAAAAGGGTGATGCCATTTTACCATAAATGGTCTGCCCAATATGGGAAGACTTTTCTTTACTGGTTTGGATCCAAGCCCATGCTTGCAATTTCGGATCCGGATATGATCAAAGAAGTATTGATGAATACTAATAATGATTGTTTTGCAAGATTAAAGTTTAATCCATTGTCTAAGATGTTGTTTGGTGATGGCCTTGTTGGGCTTGAGGGCCATCAATGGGCTTTTCATCGTCGTATTGCTACTCAAGCTTTTAATATGGAAAGAGTCAAG AGTTGGATACCAGATATTGTTGCTAGTACACAAAAGACTCTAAGAAAGTGGGAGGAAAGCAAGGGTTCACAAGAAGAATTTGAAGTTGAGGTGCATCAAGAACTTCACAATCTTAGTGCTGATATCATTTCAAGAACAGCTTTTGGAAGCAATTATGAAGAAGGAAAGCAAATTTTTGaattgcaacaacaacaaatgcACCTTGTGTCCCTTGCTCTTAGATCTATCTACATTCCCGGATTTAG GTTTTTGCCAACCGCGAAAAACAGGGAGAGGTGGAGGCTAGATAAGGAAACTAGAGACTCGATAAGGTTGTTGATCATGAAAAATCATACCGAGACTGAGGCAAACAACTTGGTTAGTTTGTTAATGTCAGCCATTGAGTATGATGCTGATGATGGAAAAGAAAGGAGGTTGAGCATTGATGAAGTAATAGATGAGTGCAAGACTTTTTACTTTGCAGGAAAAGAAACAACAGCTAATCTTCTAACTTGGGCACTAATTCTACTAGCTACCCATCAAGAATGGCAAATTGAAGCCAGGAAAGAAGTGCTTCAAATTTGTGGTGTTGATGGCATCCCTACAATCCAAAACATCAATGATTTTAAGCTT ATCAATATGATAATAAACGAAACACTTCGGCTATATCCTCCTGCTGTCATGTTAAAGAGAAGAagcacaaaaaaattaaaactgggGAATCTGATTGTTCCGACAGAGACACAATTGTATTTAGCCATGACCGATGTCCATCACGATGTCAATATTTGGGGTGAAGATGCTAATAAGTTCAATCCTTTGAGATTTTTACAACCTAGGAAACATGTTGCTGCATTTTTCCCTTTCTCAATAGGTTCAAGAGTTTGTGTGGGACAAAATCTAGCCATGGTGGAGTCAAGAATTGTTCTAGCCATGATTGTTAAGGAATATAAGTTTGTGCTGTCCCCAACATATGTTCATGCACCTATGCAACTAATGACCTTGCAACCCCAATATGGTGCTCATAtcctttttcaaaaaatatga
- the LOC130809990 gene encoding uncharacterized protein LOC130809990 isoform X2 has product MDNQGNSQEVIVPPVEGEAGGGTSYGWSDAGVYVSSLMKGAIDPSEVASSDLLHVWCMPNTVNVGSQEMPRILEQVNLLAARNERESVQVALRPKVTWGGSGTAGTVQVQCNDLVSASGDRLVVSQSIKVRRVVPILGVPDALVPLDLPSSQIQLFPGETTALWVSIDIPIDQPPGVYEGQLYITAVKTDAPFRALCIDKAEKNQLFRELKDCLEIMEPIEQNSKDEVADRVRSATSNLRRVLLSPSFSEFFSTNGGVDLMDEDAISNRSVCVKISLTVWDFVLPITPSLPAVIGISDTVIEDRFGVEHGSNEWFEALDQHFKWLLQYKISPYFCRWGDSMRVLTYTCPWPADHPKSDEYYSDPRLAAYAVPYSPVIPCVDAGPNHLQKEINILKTKEHWKKAYFYLWDEPLNVEHFNSIRKMASELYAYASDARVLTTYYCGPSDAPLAPTSFEAFLKVPKYLRPYTQIYCTSEWVLGNREDLVKDIVAELDTGEEWWTYVCMGPSDPHPNWHLGMRGTQHRAVMWRIWKEGGTGFLYWGANCYEKATVPSAEIRFRRGLPPGDGVLYYPGEVFTSSHEPVASLRLERLLSGLQDIEYLRLYASRYGRDESISLMERTGLYMGPEHYSLEHAPLDMMRGEIYNKCRSL; this is encoded by the exons ATGGACAATCAag GGAATTCTCAGGAGGTGATAGTGCCTCCCGTTGAAGGTGAAGCAGGTGGAGGTACATCATATGGATGGAGTGATGCTGGTGTGTATGTTTCGAGTTTGATGAAAGGAGCCATCGATCCCTCCGAAGTTGCATCTTCTGATTTATTGCATGTTTGGTGCATGCCTAATACTGTTAATGTTGGCTCTCAGGAGATGCCAAGGATTTTGGAGCAA GTAAATTTATTGGCTGCTAGAAATGAGAGAGAAAGTGTCCAAGTTGCTTTACGTCCAAAAGTCACATGGGGTGGTTCCGGCACTGCTGGAACTGTGCAAGTGCAGTGTAATGACCTTGTATCTGCTTCTGGGGACCG GTTGGTTGTTAGTCAATCTATAAAGGTTCGGCGAGTGGTACCCATATTAGGGGTTCCAGATGCTCTTGTACCGCTTGACCTGCCAAGCTCTCAAATACAACTATTTCCTGG AGAAACGACAGCATTATGGGTTTCCATCGATATACCCATAGATCAACCCCCTGGCGTATATGAGGGGCAGTTATACATCACTGCCGTGAAGACTGATGCACC ATTCAGAGCACTATGTATTGACAAGGCTGAAAAGAATCAACTCTTTAGAGAATTAAAGGATTGTCTCGAAATCATGGAACCAATTGAACAGAACTCAAAGGATGAAGTG GCTGACAGAGTAAGATCTGCTACATCAAATCTAAGGCGTGTTCTTCTATCCCCATCATTTTCTGAATTCTTTTCAACAAATGGGGGTGTTGATTTGATGGATGAGGATGCTATTTCAAATCGTTCAGTTTGTGTAAAAATCAGCTTGACTGTGTGGGATTTTGTGCTTCCTATTACACCTTCACTTCCAGCTGTAATAGGT ATATCAGATACAGTAATTGAGGATCGTTTTGGCGTGGAACATGGAAGTAATGAGTGGTTTGAGGCATTGGATCAGCATTTTAAATGGCTACTTCAATATAAAATTAGTCCATACTTCTGTAGATGGGGTGATAGCATGCGTGTTTTGACATACACATGTCCTTGGCCAG CTGATCATCCGAAATCCGATGAATACTACTCAGACCCAAGGCTGGCGGCATACGCTGTTCCTTATAGCCCTGTAATACCTTG TGTTGATGCTGGGCCAAATCATTTGCAGAAAGAGATTAATATATTAAAGACTAAGGAGCATTGGAAGAAAGCATATTTTTATTTGTGGGATGAG CCGCTGAATGTGGAACATTTTAATTCAATTAGAAAAATGGCTAGTGAGCTTTATGCCTACGCTTCAGATGCACGTGTTTTGACTACTTACTACTGTG GTCCAAGTGATGCACCTCTTGCGCCAACTTCTTTTGAGGCATTTCTGAAAGTACCAAAATATCTGCGTCCTTATACGCAAATTTACTGTACCAG tGAATGGGTATTGGGTAATCGTGAGGATTTGGTGAAGGACATTGTGGCTGAACTTGATACTGGTGAG GAGTGGTGGACGTACGTTTGTATGGGCCCATCTGATCCTCACCCTAACTGGCACCTAGGGATGAGAGGTACACAACACCGTGCGGTAATGTGGCGTATATGGAAGGAAGGCGGAACTGGCTTCCTCTATTGGGGAGCTAATTGCTATGAAAAGGCCACAGTTCCCAGTGCAGAG ATACGATTCCGACGTGGCCTTCCTCCTGGGGATGGCGTACTCTATTACCCTGGCGAAGTGTTTACATCTTCACATGAACCTGTGGCTTCACTGAGATTAGAGCGTCTGTTAAGTGGCTTGCAG GACATTGAATACCTAAGGCTTTACGCTTCCCGGTATGGACGAGATGAGAGCATTTCTTTGATGGAAAGAACGGGACTTTATATGGGTCCCGAGCATTATTCGTTGGAGCATGCTCCTCTAGACATGATGCGTGGAGAGATATACAACAAATGCAGGTCGTTGTAA